The following proteins come from a genomic window of Lycium ferocissimum isolate CSIRO_LF1 chromosome 4, AGI_CSIRO_Lferr_CH_V1, whole genome shotgun sequence:
- the LOC132051875 gene encoding SWI/SNF complex subunit SWI3C isoform X2, protein MPASSSETRNRWRKRKREPLRKQKNQQQDDDVFEEDDDVEEDIDQQELIEDENPNNNNILDRSFNNNSVELVSEIRERISEFPVVVKRAVTRPHSSVASIVAIEKAGLSGETRQSNGGGVVLENVSYGQLQARSFVPVDCHALLTEESGGGSYVITPPRILPGRGVVKRYGSAGRIHVVPMHADWFSPNTVHRLERQVVPHFFSGKSTEHTPEKYMECRNCIVAKYMESPVKHLPVADCHGIVAGVSADDVTRIARFLDHWGIINYCAAPPKGEAPKDGTYLYEDSNSDVCVPVAGLKSIDSLVQFDKPKCRLKAKDVYPELVRDCDDDSDFDNSIRELLSEIRCNCCSRPVSLTYYQSQKEIDILLCLDCFHEGRFVPGHSSLDFFKVSSMKDYGDLDGDTWTDQETLLLLEGMQLYNENWNQIAEHVGTKSKAQCILHFVRLPVDGAPLEKIELPGASGPSSSCTGPSTENLDSDSKFPFENCGNPVMSLVAFLASAVGPRVAAACAHASLAALSKDDTLSASRKMTQMDGSTANNGTSVGRMPGKNGSPHGDVGNSHQLKDEKSGGQGPRGQQDAGGAPLSTESVRAAAKVGLAAAAIKSKLFADHEEREIQRLSANIINHQLKRLELKLKQFAEVETLLMKECEQLERTRQRFATERARMMTSQPGSVRVSRPMGVSGAGAAVVSNTSSSRQQVVSGPPQQNFISGYGNNQQMHPQMSFMPQQGMYGFGPRLPLSAIHPSSSTPGMFNAPTSSQPALSHSMLRPVSGTKSGLG, encoded by the exons ATGCCTGCTTCCTCCTCAG AGACGAGGAATAGATGGAGGAAGCGGAAGCGAGAGCCATTAAGGAAACAGAAGAACCAACAACAAGACGACGACGTttttgaagaagatgatgacgTGGAAGAAGACATTGACCAACAGGAATTAATTGAAGACGAAAACCCTAATAACAATAATATATTGGATCGAAGTTTTAACAACAACTCTGTTGAGTTGGTTTCGGAAATTAGGGAGCGAATTAGCGAGTTTCCTGTAGTGGTAAAGCGTGCTGTAACGCGGCCACATTCGTCTGTGGCGAGTATTGTGGCGATAGAGAAGGCGGGTTTGAGTGGGGAGACTAGGCAGAGTAATGGTGGTGGGGTGGTTTTGGAGAATGTGTCGTATGGGCAGCTACAGGCGCGTTCGTTTGTGCCTGTAGATTGTCACGCGTTGTTGACTGAGGAAAGTGGTGGTGGTTCGTATGTGATTACTCCTCCGAGGATATTGCCTGGTCGCGGTGTTGTTAAGCGTTATGGAAGTGCGGGGAGAATTCATGTTGTGCCTATGCACGCAG ATTGGTTTTCACCTAATACTGTGCACAGATTGGAAAGACAAGTGGTGCCACATTTTTTCTCTGGAAAGTCAACTGAACATACACCCGAAAAATACATGGAATGTAGAAATTGTATTGTTGCAAAGTATATGGAGTCTCCTGTAAAGCACTTGCCAGTTGCTGATTGCCATGGGATAGTAGCTGGTGTCAGTGCTGATGATGTAACTCGAATTGCAAGATTTCTTGATCATTGGGGGATCATCAACTACTGTGCTGCTCCTCCTAAAGGTGAGGCCCCAAAAGATGGCACATATTTGTATGAGGACTCAAACAGTGATGTCTGTGTTCCAGTAGCTGGTTTGAAGTCTATTGACAGCTTAGTCCAGTTTGACAAGCCTAAATGTCGCCTGAAGGCAAAAGATGTTTATCCTGAACTTGTGCGTGACTGCGATGATGACTCTGATTTTGACAACTCAATCCGAGAACTGTTGTCTGAAATTAGATGCAATTGTTGTTCTCGGCCTGTTTCTCTCACGTACTACCAGTCACAGAAGGAG ATTGATATTCTATTGTGTTTGGATTGCTTCCACGAGGGTAGATTTGTTCCTGGTCACTCTAGCTTGGATTTTTTCAAGGTGAGCTCTATGAAAGATTATGGAGATCTAGATGGAGATACTTGGACTGACCAAGAAACGCTATTGCTTCTCGAGGGAATGCAACTCTACAATGAAAACTGGAATCAGATTGCAGAACATGTTGGCACCAAGTCAAAGGCACAGTGCATCCTTCATTTTGTCCGCCTTCCTGTGGATGGTGCCCCTTTGGAAAAAATTGAACTTCCAGGTGCATCTGGTCCCTCGAGTTCTTGCACGG GACCAAGCACTGAAAACCTTGATTCTGATAGTAAGTTTCCATTTGAGAACTGTGGAAATCCAGTAATGTCCCTG GTTGCTTTTCTGGCATCTGCTGTTGGACCGAGAGTTGCTGCAGCATGTGCCCATGCATCCTTGGCAGCATTATCTAAGGATGATACTTTAAGTGCATCACGGAAGATGACTCAGATGGATGGATCTACAGCAAATAATGG GACCAGTGTAGGAAGAATGCCTGGAAAGAATGGAAGTCCTCATGGAGATGTTGGAAATTCGCATCAGCTAAAAG aTGAAAAGTCAGGAGGACAAGGTCCACGGGGTCAACAGGATGCTGGAGGTGCTCCATTATCCACTGAAAGTGTAAGAGCTGCTGCTAAAGTTGGTCTTGCAGCTGCAGCTATAAAATCAAAGCTTTTTGCTGACCATGAAGAACGTGAGATTCAACGATTATCTGCAAACATAATCAACCATCAG TTGAAGAGGTTAGAGCTGAAGCTGAAGCAGTTCGCAGAGGTGGAGACCTTGTTAATGAAAGAATGTGAACAATTGGAGAGGACAAGGCAACGCTTTGCTACAGAACGTGCTCGGATGATGACAAGTCAACCTGGTTCGGTTCGCGTCTCCAGACCAATGGGCGTGTCTGGTGCTGGTGCAGCAGTGGTCAGTAACACGTCAAGTAGTAGGCAACAAGTTGTTTCAGGTCCTCCACAGCAAAATTTTATTTCTGGATATGGCAACAACCAACAAATGCATCCCCAAATGTCATTTATGCCACAACAAGGAATGTATGGATTTGGGCCTCGGCTGCCACTATCAGCGATACACCCATCCTCTTCAACACCCGGTATGTTTAATGCACCAACAAGTTCCCAGCCTGCTCTCAGTCATTCAATGCTCAGACCTGTATCTGGGACGAAATCTGGTTTAGGTTGA
- the LOC132051875 gene encoding SWI/SNF complex subunit SWI3C isoform X1: MPASSSETRNRWRKRKREPLRKQKNQQQDDDVFEEDDDVEEDIDQQELIEDENPNNNNILDRSFNNNSVELVSEIRERISEFPVVVKRAVTRPHSSVASIVAIEKAGLSGETRQSNGGGVVLENVSYGQLQARSFVPVDCHALLTEESGGGSYVITPPRILPGRGVVKRYGSAGRIHVVPMHADWFSPNTVHRLERQVVPHFFSGKSTEHTPEKYMECRNCIVAKYMESPVKHLPVADCHGIVAGVSADDVTRIARFLDHWGIINYCAAPPKGEAPKDGTYLYEDSNSDVCVPVAGLKSIDSLVQFDKPKCRLKAKDVYPELVRDCDDDSDFDNSIRELLSEIRCNCCSRPVSLTYYQSQKEIDILLCLDCFHEGRFVPGHSSLDFFKVSSMKDYGDLDGDTWTDQETLLLLEGMQLYNENWNQIAEHVGTKSKAQCILHFVRLPVDGAPLEKIELPGASGPSSSCTGEDRNQSYSILNGNLAGPSTENLDSDSKFPFENCGNPVMSLVAFLASAVGPRVAAACAHASLAALSKDDTLSASRKMTQMDGSTANNGTSVGRMPGKNGSPHGDVGNSHQLKDEKSGGQGPRGQQDAGGAPLSTESVRAAAKVGLAAAAIKSKLFADHEEREIQRLSANIINHQLKRLELKLKQFAEVETLLMKECEQLERTRQRFATERARMMTSQPGSVRVSRPMGVSGAGAAVVSNTSSSRQQVVSGPPQQNFISGYGNNQQMHPQMSFMPQQGMYGFGPRLPLSAIHPSSSTPGMFNAPTSSQPALSHSMLRPVSGTKSGLG; this comes from the exons ATGCCTGCTTCCTCCTCAG AGACGAGGAATAGATGGAGGAAGCGGAAGCGAGAGCCATTAAGGAAACAGAAGAACCAACAACAAGACGACGACGTttttgaagaagatgatgacgTGGAAGAAGACATTGACCAACAGGAATTAATTGAAGACGAAAACCCTAATAACAATAATATATTGGATCGAAGTTTTAACAACAACTCTGTTGAGTTGGTTTCGGAAATTAGGGAGCGAATTAGCGAGTTTCCTGTAGTGGTAAAGCGTGCTGTAACGCGGCCACATTCGTCTGTGGCGAGTATTGTGGCGATAGAGAAGGCGGGTTTGAGTGGGGAGACTAGGCAGAGTAATGGTGGTGGGGTGGTTTTGGAGAATGTGTCGTATGGGCAGCTACAGGCGCGTTCGTTTGTGCCTGTAGATTGTCACGCGTTGTTGACTGAGGAAAGTGGTGGTGGTTCGTATGTGATTACTCCTCCGAGGATATTGCCTGGTCGCGGTGTTGTTAAGCGTTATGGAAGTGCGGGGAGAATTCATGTTGTGCCTATGCACGCAG ATTGGTTTTCACCTAATACTGTGCACAGATTGGAAAGACAAGTGGTGCCACATTTTTTCTCTGGAAAGTCAACTGAACATACACCCGAAAAATACATGGAATGTAGAAATTGTATTGTTGCAAAGTATATGGAGTCTCCTGTAAAGCACTTGCCAGTTGCTGATTGCCATGGGATAGTAGCTGGTGTCAGTGCTGATGATGTAACTCGAATTGCAAGATTTCTTGATCATTGGGGGATCATCAACTACTGTGCTGCTCCTCCTAAAGGTGAGGCCCCAAAAGATGGCACATATTTGTATGAGGACTCAAACAGTGATGTCTGTGTTCCAGTAGCTGGTTTGAAGTCTATTGACAGCTTAGTCCAGTTTGACAAGCCTAAATGTCGCCTGAAGGCAAAAGATGTTTATCCTGAACTTGTGCGTGACTGCGATGATGACTCTGATTTTGACAACTCAATCCGAGAACTGTTGTCTGAAATTAGATGCAATTGTTGTTCTCGGCCTGTTTCTCTCACGTACTACCAGTCACAGAAGGAG ATTGATATTCTATTGTGTTTGGATTGCTTCCACGAGGGTAGATTTGTTCCTGGTCACTCTAGCTTGGATTTTTTCAAGGTGAGCTCTATGAAAGATTATGGAGATCTAGATGGAGATACTTGGACTGACCAAGAAACGCTATTGCTTCTCGAGGGAATGCAACTCTACAATGAAAACTGGAATCAGATTGCAGAACATGTTGGCACCAAGTCAAAGGCACAGTGCATCCTTCATTTTGTCCGCCTTCCTGTGGATGGTGCCCCTTTGGAAAAAATTGAACTTCCAGGTGCATCTGGTCCCTCGAGTTCTTGCACGGGTGAAGATCGTAACCAATCCTATTCAATTTTGAATGGGAATCTTGCGG GACCAAGCACTGAAAACCTTGATTCTGATAGTAAGTTTCCATTTGAGAACTGTGGAAATCCAGTAATGTCCCTG GTTGCTTTTCTGGCATCTGCTGTTGGACCGAGAGTTGCTGCAGCATGTGCCCATGCATCCTTGGCAGCATTATCTAAGGATGATACTTTAAGTGCATCACGGAAGATGACTCAGATGGATGGATCTACAGCAAATAATGG GACCAGTGTAGGAAGAATGCCTGGAAAGAATGGAAGTCCTCATGGAGATGTTGGAAATTCGCATCAGCTAAAAG aTGAAAAGTCAGGAGGACAAGGTCCACGGGGTCAACAGGATGCTGGAGGTGCTCCATTATCCACTGAAAGTGTAAGAGCTGCTGCTAAAGTTGGTCTTGCAGCTGCAGCTATAAAATCAAAGCTTTTTGCTGACCATGAAGAACGTGAGATTCAACGATTATCTGCAAACATAATCAACCATCAG TTGAAGAGGTTAGAGCTGAAGCTGAAGCAGTTCGCAGAGGTGGAGACCTTGTTAATGAAAGAATGTGAACAATTGGAGAGGACAAGGCAACGCTTTGCTACAGAACGTGCTCGGATGATGACAAGTCAACCTGGTTCGGTTCGCGTCTCCAGACCAATGGGCGTGTCTGGTGCTGGTGCAGCAGTGGTCAGTAACACGTCAAGTAGTAGGCAACAAGTTGTTTCAGGTCCTCCACAGCAAAATTTTATTTCTGGATATGGCAACAACCAACAAATGCATCCCCAAATGTCATTTATGCCACAACAAGGAATGTATGGATTTGGGCCTCGGCTGCCACTATCAGCGATACACCCATCCTCTTCAACACCCGGTATGTTTAATGCACCAACAAGTTCCCAGCCTGCTCTCAGTCATTCAATGCTCAGACCTGTATCTGGGACGAAATCTGGTTTAGGTTGA
- the LOC132053857 gene encoding uncharacterized protein LOC132053857 — protein sequence MEGVVEQRVKAKRRKVTNRVVFDKTSKKIVWETGLQFESVNEFRTAVTKYAVHEHVAIEKYINEPTRVRVRCVEGCPWLLFASLDSRTNNFVVKNYNPIHKCDPTNRNKLCNTKFLSSHYNERIKEQPNIRIFEFQQLIKKELDLYVGRTVCRRARNKVLAELMGDHVLEFGRILDYRDELLRSNPGSTCVVRLSDETFEGNLKRSITCFVCKDGNNRMMPALAQAVVEVENKHNWTWFIRILKEDLQLGDGTDIAVITDMQKCHKRKHLPNVEHRMCARHVLANWSQKYRGLERKNCFWRCAKSTFESQLNENLDQMKLLGEECLDKLMYYNPERWSKVYMKYTTKCDIIDNNMAECFNSWILVARHKFVITMLEEIRVKMMKRVGQMREFCDSWIHDFSPMALKVLTEYTARSMKCSIEWNSDTGYEVLEGQFRHVVDLPRQTCSCRAWMLKGIPCPHAILCSSPQEVEPNGLHFSVVF from the exons ATGGAAG GAGTAGTTGAACAGAGAGTAAaagcaaaaagaaggaaggtgacaAACAGAGTTGTGTTTGATAAAACCTCCAAGAAAATAGTGTGGGAAACAGGCCTCCAATTTGAAAGTGTTAATGAATTTAGAACCGCAGTTACCAAGTATGCAGTCCATGAGCATGTTGcaattgaaaaatatattaatgAACCTACAAGGGTAAGGGTTAGGTGTGTAGAGGGTTGTCCTTGGCTTTTATTTGCTAGTCTTGACTCTAGGACTAACAACTTTGTGGTGAAGAACTATAATCCAATTCACAAGTGTGACCCTACCAATAGGAACAAGCTTTGCAATACCAAATTCTTATCTAGTCACTATAATGAGAGAATAAAGGAACAACCAAACATTAGGATTTTTGAGTTTCAGCAGCTCATTAAGAAGGAGTTGGATCTATATGTTGGTAGAACTGTGTGTAGAAGAGCAAGAAACAAGGTTTTAGCTGAGTTGATGGGTGACCATGTTTTGGAGTTTGGGAGGATTTTAGATTATAGGGATGAGTTGTTAAGATCAAATCCAGGTAGTACCTGTGTAGTTAGGCTTAGTGATGAGACATTTGAAG GGAATCTCAAAAGGTCAATTACTTGTTTTGTTTGTAAAGATGGAAACAATCGGATGATGCCAGCTTTGGCACAGGCAGTAGTTGAGGTTGAGAACAAGCACAATTGGACTTGGTTTATTAGAATTTTAAAGGAAGATCTTCAGCTGGGAGATGGGACAGACATTGCTGTTATAACAGATATgcagaag TGCCATAAAAGAAAGCATTTGCCCAATGTTGAACATAGAATGTGTGCTAGGCATGTTTTAGCCAATTGGTCCCAAAAATACAGAGGCCTAGAGAGGAAGAATTGCTTCTGGAGGTGTGCAAAGTCAACTTTTGAGTCTCAGCTGAATGAGAACTTAGACCAAATGAAACTTTTGGGAGAAGAATGTCTTGATAAGTTGATGTACTACAACCCTGAAAGGTGGAGCAAGGTTTACATGAAATATACCACAAAGTGTGACATTATAGACAACAACATGGCTGAATGTTTCAACTCTTGGATCTTGGTTGCAAGGCACAAATTTGTAATAACcatgcttgaagaaataagagtCAAAATGATGAAGAGAGTAGGACAGATGAGGGAGTTTTGTGACAGTTGGATTCATGACTTTTCTCCAATGGCATTGAAAGTTCTGACAGAGTATACTGCAAGGTCTATGAAATGCAGTATTGAATGGAATTCTGATACAGGGTATGAGGTTCTTGAAGGTCAGTTTAGACATGTTGTGGATCTGCCTAGACAAACTTGTTCTTGTAGAGCATGGATGTTGAAAGGCATCCCATGTCCTCATGCAATTCTTTGCTCTTCACCACAAGAGGTTGAACCCAATGGATTGCATTTCTCGGTGGTATTCTAG